Genomic window (Vigna unguiculata cultivar IT97K-499-35 chromosome 10, ASM411807v1, whole genome shotgun sequence):
AATAAGGCATTTAGCCACTGTCACTGCTTGATTGATTTAGCTTTGCttcttttcattaaaagttgtttgaaatttttgatTGTTCTTTGATTTTCACATAACAATCACTTTCAGAATGCTGATTGCAAAaccaaatttcttcttttttcttctcttaatATCCTCACTCTTTTTCCCAACACTCCTTGCCAAGTCTTCTCGCGCAATCTCCGTAAGCCTCTATCCctctttctttttgtgttttcgGTTACCCTTTTCGTTTCTCGATTGATTTTAATATCTGGGTATCTGGCAGGATACTGAAGTCAGGAAGAACAAGATTCAGTGCTATGCTGATATTGACAGGTTCTTAAAATATCTAAGAAATTGGGTTGTAGAACATGTCTTTTAGAgtgaattacatttttttatgtttgatgaTGTTATACGTGTTGTATTGTTCCCAAATTTTTTGTCTATGCAAAATCCGTGTCCAAAGGGATTATCTTGTTAGCTAGTTGAGAATTTCGGTAGTGACTTTGAAATTGAGAGCAAGTTCATAACTTGTGCCGGTAAATTTGAtgtcaatttgaaaatttgggTAGGAATTTGTTAAGAGTAAATTGAGAATTTGTGAAAAGTTGAGACTTTATGTAGAGTGACTTTGATAGAAATTTGAGAATCTGAGAAGAGTAAATTTCCCAGCGATTTGGGTAAGACTGAATTTGATAGCAAACTGAGAATTTTGGGGATTAATTTCAATAGAAGACACTTTGGTGGTTGGAGGACCATAGTAGGTAACATATTTTCAGGACTAAGTTGTATATTTGCTAAATTTGTTATTAACCTTTGTACCATTAGAATTGAAAGCGTGTTCAGAGTTATGCTGAGATATATAGCTAAATGCCCTTGGTTTTTCTGCTTCTGGTCTGGTTCTTATTTCTGGAATATTTAATTGGTTTGTAAAATTTTTGTGATATTCAGCAACTCTTGTTGGTACAGATTCATCCTTGTTGACTCATTTCTTTTAGCATTTTAATTGAACCATTTCTGCTTCAAGTTCAGTGCTATTCTTTGTAGATATTGGTTGGTGTTCTTAGCTGGCTTCCTTTTTTTTCTGACAAATTTAATGGGGTTTGTAGAGTATGTGTGATGTTTTGGAAACTATTGATTCACATTTATGATTATTTCTTTTCTGTGGTTAGTGGTTTGTGGGGTTGGTCTTGCAAATCATCAGCTATAGAAAGGGAGAATTGTGCTCTGCGATGCCTTTCACCTGCTTGTTATGAGCTCATCTATGAGAGTGACCCGGTGAGGCAATCTCTTAGTGTGATGCTTTTTTCAATAGAGTTTAGATCAGAAacctttttcaattgaattgaaattttttcttgtagCTTGAAGAGGGAGAAAAAGACTTCATTCGCAGTCAAGAGTACAAATACTGCCTGCATAAGTATGTATAGTTTCTGCAACTCGATGCTTAGAATTTTTATGATATTGGAAGGGTTGAAGTTTTGCAGTGCATGGACTTTGATTTTACATTTAGTTGTGACTCTTTTTCCATTATTGTGACAAATCATTGAATTCCCAAAACCATAAATAGGACACATAATTTGCTTGTATGATTAAGCCAAGCAATCAACATAGAGCCTAGGGAAGTAAATAAGTTGGATCATCAATCAGTTTTTATTAGTTAACTTTAGTTTTATTGTTTGGTTGGGATTCATGTGTTGATACATTGATTATTGAAAATAGGAATAGTGAAAAATGGATCTCACAAGATTATTGTTTCTTAGGAATGTCACATATTGTTGCTTTGAAGTTTTATCTGATTTTGGAGGGTTAGTATAAATTGAAGGACCCTGATATGTTTGTGCAGAGAGGATGTAGCCACAGGGAATTATTTATAGTTGCTAGGACAGGCCAGATTGGTAATGGACATTGATGAGAAAGGTAAAATAAGCAAAATAATAGTCCCAATTTGGATAAACTTTTTCATAAACACttacaagagaagaaaatgggaggtaaaataaataaaattttcccCACAAGTTAAAATCCACTTATGCTCTTCAACTCTTGGAGAAGATAAATAGTTGagctttcaaaaatattatattgcaTAAGTTGATTCTAACTTAAAAAGAAGTTtgattcatttttcattttctattagCACTTGTTGAGAGTTTATCTTGGGTTGATGTTGTTGGAAGTTTCACAttaactagagataagacaatttcataatatataagtgggtgcaaaccttaccttacaagtcggttttgtgaggttgaattAGGATTAAAGTCCAGTTCTTAACATAGTATTAGAGACATGAGTTGGAGCCTATCCTAGTGAAAGTTGATGTTTGTTGGGTCTATTGTTCCAACTACTATCCGACCACTATCTGACCACCCATTAATGTCTAGTTCTACGCACAAGATGAATATGCCTCAGAGCTATTGGTTTGATTTTGAAgttaaataagaaaacatgtttGATTCAAGTTTAcccttttaatcaattttacttTGTACATGTTAAGAATTTATTATCATTGAACCTTGATATGTTGAGAGAGCTACATGGCATGTGTGAATGAAGTTTTTGGTCTAAGCATTGTTTTTTGTTTACATTGCAGATCGTCCTTGGGGGAGAGCCTTGAGGGTGTGAAGGGTTCCTTTAGCAATTAATCATCACGAAAATTCTGAACTGAAGGTTGAAGCTTTGGTGAATTTTTATACTCCTTGCTAAATTTAGATTGGAGAAAATGTCCAAAAGTGAGTGTCATAGTTTTTAACCCTTCAAAACTATTGAGGTTAGTTTATTAGTTTCTTCATCTTGTGTACCTTCTCAGCTTTTAATTCACCAATGATCATTGCTCAATCAACGGCACAATCTGGTTATCTTATTGGCTTTTCTTGATATGTTTCTACTTTCTCTGATGCTCTCATCCTTAATGCATTTTGAGCAATTACTCTGAAGGGTTTGAGTATTGCTAGAAATATTAACCTCCCAAAGTTGATGTTTTGAAGATCCTCCTTAAGTGCCGattccgttttttttttctctaaaaaaacaacttatatTTGATCTTTGAAACcaacattacaaataaataaacaaaattaccCTCTGAACTTAGTGATCATgatcaaaatgtttttttctattGAGCATAAAAACATTGTATTGTTAATCAGATAGAAATCATGTTGGTATagtttgaatataattattaagagAGTGTAAACAAGATAGTGTCAAGGTATGAATGAATCTTTAAGCTCCAAACATTGTTGTTCTGTGTGAATTTGGTTGTCCTTATGGATTCCCTTGGTATACAAATAAGATTATATTGTTGttggtttctccttttgatACCATTTATCaatatatcatttttaacatcttttagACTCTTGCTTCCTGCACCCCACAGTTTTTTTGTCTACCCACAGAATTTTCTAAATCAACATTTACCTTCGGAAAAGTGACTTCTGGATTACATGTTCTGGAAACTTTTTGGAACCAATATTTCGGAATTTCAAGAATAAGATTTTCAAAACAGAATTTTCTAAATGCATTCTAGAGTAAGCTTTCCAAAAAAATAGGA
Coding sequences:
- the LOC114166247 gene encoding uncharacterized protein LOC114166247 — its product is MLIAKPNFFFFLLLISSLFFPTLLAKSSRAISDTEVRKNKIQCYADIDSGLWGWSCKSSAIERENCALRCLSPACYELIYESDPLEEGEKDFIRSQEYKYCLHKSSLGESLEGVKGSFSN